The DNA region CCTCAATTTGACGCGAGGTGATCCAAGCGGGTTCTAAAGCTTGAAGACCAAAGTCACCAAAATTAAGGGTATTACCGCGTGTGGCGACTCCTTCCATCCGTCCGCGCTGTTGTTTACGGAATTTTGTTCTTCTAGGACTTAACATGATTTAGTACCTTGTGCGCAATTAACTAACCGCTAACGGATTTTATTCTTCGTTGGAACGGTCTTCAAACTGCTGACGACGGCGCTGTTGTGGCTGGCGACGACGTGGCTGATTTGATGAAGGTGTTTGTACTGGTTCTTGTCCAGGAATAATTTCTCCTTTAAAGATCCACACCTTGATGCCTAGAATGCCGTAGATTGTTTGAGCAGTAGTATAGGCATAGTCAATATCTGCCCGTAACGTATGTAAGGGAACTCTACCTTCACGAGTCCACTCGGTACGTGCAATTTCTGCACCGTTCAATCGACCACTGACTTGAATGCGGATACCTTGGATACCAGCCTTTTGAGCGCGTTGAATCGTTTGACGGACGACACGGCGAAAAGAAACGCGACGTTCTAGCTGCTGTGCAATATACTCAGCAATCAGATAAGCGTCAGCATCGACTTGTTGCACTTCGACTACGTTGATGCGAATTTGGCGATTTCC from Chroogloeocystis siderophila 5.2 s.c.1 includes:
- the rpsC gene encoding 30S ribosomal protein S3 codes for the protein MGQKIHPVGFRLGVTQEHQSRWFAEPARYPEILKEDHKLRNYIEQKLGRLAQNNAGISEVRIERKADQIDLEVRTARPGVVVGRGGTGIESLRTGLQELLGGNRQIRINVVEVQQVDADAYLIAEYIAQQLERRVSFRRVVRQTIQRAQKAGIQGIRIQVSGRLNGAEIARTEWTREGRVPLHTLRADIDYAYTTAQTIYGILGIKVWIFKGEIIPGQEPVQTPSSNQPRRRQPQQRRRQQFEDRSNEE